One Dasania marina DSM 21967 DNA segment encodes these proteins:
- a CDS encoding biotin carboxylase N-terminal domain-containing protein — translation MHHSNDYYLNNPLIHSNRELKNHASNWVQSFNCEGFNPLIICRGPIRKEVMDVLDEMGIQHYGILLSEKDSITYTNALAPELRKLTDPSRVHRVPDYSGATKEERAARIQQIIAIANSNGYNAIFAGYGFMSEDAEMVEGMERAGLTFIGPGSFTQRSAGMKDQAKRTALATGVSVTPGVNNATSLALIAKYGTDGLEACAKEHKLAVDFAACNDEEEKALALLAASYNAGIDIISAADIGKALQVEAKRMLTEKPNNRFRLKAIAGGGGKGQRILKSANSYEGASLAEKVEKAAEKVPALVLECLIELKTNGVGDNKNVLIEMNIDTTRHQEIQVVGNGDWCITMGGRDCSLQMHEQKLLEVSVTEEELQTAIAAAQAANNAAETTQLKKDLDILRKMEHEAAVFGKAVKLNSVGTFECIVDGDAHYFMEMNTRIQVEHRVTELCYKLKFANPDNPNEFFIAESLVEVMVLIAKHGKRLPEPQRLPREPASVEARLNATNQALQPHAGGMIEKWSDAIEGEVRDDQGISMHNPDTDVFMKYHLAGAYDSNIALLLTTGQTRLDSYQRLAEVLRRTTLRGKDLATNLEFHYGLVNWFIGNNINARPSTGFIVPYLTAVGQLKAVANQIDLNYAYGQIRVNYLGDCDEAHKSGFIQSLDRKQSLLLRPIQHLFEQPHNLAGWLSLNQQHFSISEQGLQWHKNPIELLAEAYHYLHMDYVEGKPAANMIWSHDHELLQKALSFYNTLQQRLTVSSFAELEAALAGDRPALIDEAQWQAAIAAHAGFQAGTEILGLLPYIAQQTDFFQLVVNDDLSITIPAALSDGELQAAMAKVLVPPPAASSDEILALSGGMYYACEAPGMPPFIEKGHHFKQGDPLYIVEVMKMFNKVYAPFSGTIDAIFVETDGSIIKKGQKLFKITPDEVVVVETPEQVQQRMREHTNAFLHSL, via the coding sequence GTGCATCACAGCAATGATTATTATTTAAATAACCCACTGATTCATAGCAATCGTGAATTAAAAAACCATGCGTCTAACTGGGTGCAGAGCTTTAATTGTGAGGGTTTTAACCCCTTAATTATTTGTCGTGGCCCTATCCGTAAAGAAGTGATGGATGTGCTGGATGAAATGGGTATTCAACACTACGGTATTTTACTGTCTGAAAAAGATTCCATTACCTATACCAACGCCTTAGCGCCTGAGCTGCGTAAGTTAACCGACCCATCGCGGGTGCATCGTGTGCCCGACTACAGCGGTGCTACCAAAGAAGAGCGCGCGGCGCGTATACAGCAAATAATCGCCATCGCTAATAGCAACGGTTACAACGCTATTTTTGCCGGTTACGGCTTTATGTCGGAAGATGCCGAAATGGTAGAGGGCATGGAGCGTGCAGGGCTAACATTTATCGGCCCAGGCTCTTTTACCCAGCGCTCAGCAGGTATGAAAGACCAAGCTAAACGCACCGCCTTGGCAACCGGCGTGTCGGTAACGCCAGGTGTAAACAACGCCACATCCTTAGCATTAATTGCAAAATATGGTACCGACGGTTTAGAGGCTTGCGCCAAAGAGCATAAGTTAGCTGTAGACTTTGCCGCCTGTAATGACGAGGAAGAAAAAGCATTAGCCTTACTAGCAGCTTCATACAACGCTGGTATCGATATTATTTCTGCAGCCGATATAGGCAAGGCCTTGCAAGTTGAAGCCAAACGCATGCTTACCGAAAAACCCAATAACCGTTTTCGCTTAAAAGCGATTGCCGGTGGTGGCGGTAAAGGCCAGCGTATACTCAAGTCTGCTAACTCTTATGAAGGTGCAAGCCTAGCCGAGAAGGTAGAGAAAGCCGCAGAAAAAGTACCGGCCTTGGTATTAGAGTGTTTAATCGAATTAAAAACCAATGGCGTAGGTGATAACAAAAACGTCTTAATAGAAATGAATATAGACACCACCCGCCACCAAGAAATTCAGGTAGTGGGTAACGGCGATTGGTGCATCACCATGGGCGGCCGTGACTGTTCATTGCAAATGCACGAGCAGAAATTGCTAGAGGTTTCTGTTACCGAAGAAGAATTACAAACAGCCATAGCTGCTGCACAGGCCGCCAACAACGCAGCAGAAACCACGCAGCTGAAAAAAGATTTAGACATACTGCGCAAAATGGAACACGAAGCGGCAGTGTTTGGTAAAGCAGTTAAGCTCAACTCCGTAGGCACATTTGAGTGCATAGTGGATGGCGACGCCCATTACTTTATGGAGATGAATACCCGCATACAGGTAGAGCACCGGGTTACCGAACTGTGTTACAAATTAAAATTCGCCAATCCCGACAACCCTAATGAATTTTTTATTGCCGAATCACTGGTAGAAGTGATGGTGCTTATTGCTAAACACGGCAAGCGCTTGCCTGAACCGCAACGCTTACCCCGCGAGCCTGCATCGGTAGAGGCTAGGCTTAATGCTACCAATCAAGCCCTGCAACCTCATGCTGGCGGCATGATAGAAAAATGGTCAGACGCTATAGAAGGCGAAGTGCGCGATGACCAAGGCATAAGCATGCACAACCCCGATACCGATGTGTTTATGAAGTATCACTTGGCAGGTGCCTACGATTCAAACATCGCCTTATTGCTCACCACCGGCCAAACCCGTCTAGATAGCTACCAGCGCTTGGCAGAAGTTTTACGCCGCACCACTTTGCGCGGTAAAGACCTAGCCACCAACTTAGAGTTTCACTACGGTTTGGTGAATTGGTTTATCGGTAACAATATCAATGCCCGCCCCAGCACCGGCTTTATCGTGCCGTATTTAACCGCTGTGGGCCAGTTGAAAGCAGTGGCTAATCAGATAGACCTCAACTATGCCTATGGTCAAATTCGGGTTAACTATTTAGGCGATTGCGACGAGGCCCATAAATCCGGTTTTATCCAGTCACTGGATAGAAAGCAAAGTTTGTTACTGCGTCCCATACAGCACTTATTTGAGCAGCCGCATAATTTAGCTGGCTGGTTAAGCCTTAATCAACAGCACTTCAGTATTTCTGAACAAGGCTTACAGTGGCATAAAAACCCTATAGAGCTATTGGCTGAGGCTTATCACTACTTGCACATGGACTATGTGGAAGGAAAGCCCGCCGCCAATATGATTTGGAGCCACGACCATGAGCTGCTGCAAAAAGCCTTAAGCTTTTATAACACGCTGCAACAACGTCTAACGGTGAGCAGCTTTGCCGAATTGGAAGCAGCTTTGGCAGGGGATAGGCCAGCACTTATAGATGAGGCGCAGTGGCAGGCAGCAATAGCCGCTCATGCCGGGTTCCAAGCGGGCACCGAGATTTTGGGGCTTTTGCCTTACATCGCCCAGCAAACAGACTTTTTCCAGCTAGTGGTAAACGACGATTTGAGTATCACTATTCCCGCGGCACTCTCCGATGGCGAACTACAAGCCGCCATGGCGAAAGTCTTAGTGCCGCCGCCTGCGGCCAGCTCTGATGAGATATTGGCACTGAGTGGCGGCATGTATTACGCCTGCGAAGCGCCGGGTATGCCGCCTTTTATTGAAAAAGGCCATCATTTTAAGCAAGGCGATCCGCTCTATATTGTAGAAGTTATGAAAATGTTCAATAAGGTATATGCGCCTTTTTCTGGTACTATTGATGCGATTTTCGTCGAAACCGATGGTTCAATCATTAAAAAAGGCCAAAAGCTGTTTAAGATTACCCCTGATGAAGTCGTGGTAGTAGAAACCCCAGAGCAGGTACAACAACGCATGCGCGAACACACCAACGCGTTTTTGCACAGCCTGTAA
- the mce gene encoding methylmalonyl-CoA epimerase encodes MITALDHIAIAVPDLEKSIKRFMDDFGLPFEGREDIAAAKTSTAFFPLPATSIELVHPLNGEGPIASFLEKKGAGLHHLCFRSDDIEADVARLKAKGYQFLAEAPSLGAHNCKVIFIHPKSCDGVLIELNQPGDEH; translated from the coding sequence ATGATTACAGCACTGGATCACATAGCCATAGCCGTGCCCGATTTAGAAAAAAGCATTAAGCGCTTTATGGACGACTTTGGTTTACCTTTTGAAGGCCGTGAAGATATAGCCGCGGCCAAAACCTCTACGGCATTTTTCCCCTTGCCCGCCACCAGCATAGAGTTGGTACACCCCTTAAATGGCGAAGGCCCTATAGCCAGCTTTTTAGAAAAAAAGGGCGCGGGCCTACATCACCTGTGTTTTCGCTCTGATGATATAGAGGCTGACGTAGCCAGGCTAAAAGCCAAGGGCTACCAGTTTCTTGCAGAGGCACCCAGCTTGGGAGCCCACAACTGCAAAGTGATTTTTATACACCCCAAATCCTGTGATGGTGTATTGATAGAGTTGAATCAACCCGGTGATGAGCACTAG
- the scpA gene encoding methylmalonyl-CoA mutase: protein MSNDSYKPQPATLDEWKALATKQMKGLTPEEMTWHTPEGIDLKCLYTAEDVKDLEYTNTMPGMAPYIRGPQATMYAGRPWTIRQYAGFSTAEESNAFYRKALAAGGQGVSVAFDLATHRGYDSDHPRVTGDVGKAGVAIDSVEDMKILFDEIPLDKVSVSMTMNGAVLPVLAGYIVAAEEQGVSHAQLSGTIQNDILKEFMVRNTYIYPPKPSMKIIGDIISYASEHMPRFNTISISGYHIQEAGGDAALELAYTLADGKEYVRTAIAAGLDIDQFAPRLSFFWGVSMNFYMEIAKMRAARLLWARIVEEFKPKNPKSSMLRTHSQTSGWSLTEQDPYNNVVRTTIEAMAAVFGGTQSLHTNALDEAIALPTEFSSRIARNTQLIIQEETGITQVVDPWGGSYMMESLTKEIGDKAWELILEVEAKGGMAKAIETGMPKLRIEESAAKKQARIDRGEDVIVGVNKYLLAEQEDNVEVLDIDNNAVRESQIKRLAAIRAKRDDVAVEKALEDIYQCAKGGEGNLLDLAVKATRLRATVGEISSAMEREFDRFNAQSQTVSGVYGSAYSDDENWQGITADIDSFVAKHGRRPRMLVCKMGQDGHDRGAKVIATAFADVGFDIDLSPMFSTPEEVAKQAIENDVHVVGVSSQAAGHKTLVPELINELKKQGADDIIVVAGGVIPRQDYEFLEQAGVKGIFGPGTKIPLAARGVLDSINEAYNI from the coding sequence ATGTCAAACGATAGCTATAAACCCCAGCCTGCCACGCTAGACGAATGGAAAGCGTTGGCCACCAAACAAATGAAAGGCCTAACCCCAGAAGAAATGACCTGGCACACGCCTGAAGGCATAGACCTAAAATGCCTGTACACCGCTGAAGACGTTAAAGACTTAGAGTACACCAACACCATGCCCGGCATGGCGCCGTATATACGTGGCCCACAAGCCACCATGTATGCTGGCCGCCCCTGGACCATACGCCAATACGCGGGCTTTTCTACTGCCGAAGAATCCAACGCCTTTTACCGCAAAGCGCTGGCCGCCGGTGGCCAAGGTGTGTCAGTGGCTTTCGATTTAGCCACCCACCGCGGGTACGACTCCGATCACCCCCGGGTAACCGGTGACGTGGGTAAGGCTGGCGTGGCGATAGATTCCGTTGAAGACATGAAAATATTATTCGACGAAATTCCGTTGGATAAAGTATCCGTTTCTATGACTATGAACGGCGCAGTGCTGCCCGTATTAGCCGGCTATATCGTCGCCGCCGAAGAGCAGGGCGTTAGCCACGCGCAATTATCGGGCACCATACAAAACGACATACTGAAAGAGTTTATGGTGCGTAATACCTATATTTACCCGCCTAAACCCTCGATGAAAATCATCGGCGATATTATTTCCTACGCCTCTGAACATATGCCGCGTTTTAACACCATTTCAATTTCCGGCTACCACATTCAAGAAGCCGGTGGCGACGCCGCTCTAGAGCTGGCCTACACCTTGGCCGATGGTAAAGAGTATGTGCGCACCGCGATTGCCGCCGGTTTAGATATAGACCAGTTTGCACCACGCCTCTCTTTTTTCTGGGGCGTGAGCATGAACTTTTATATGGAAATCGCCAAAATGCGTGCCGCTAGATTATTGTGGGCGCGCATAGTCGAAGAGTTCAAACCGAAAAACCCCAAGTCGTCTATGTTGCGTACCCACAGCCAAACCTCGGGCTGGTCGCTCACCGAGCAAGACCCTTACAACAACGTAGTGCGCACCACTATAGAAGCCATGGCCGCAGTATTTGGTGGCACCCAATCACTGCACACCAACGCACTGGATGAAGCGATAGCCTTGCCCACCGAGTTTTCATCGCGTATCGCCCGCAACACCCAGCTTATTATTCAAGAAGAAACTGGCATTACCCAAGTGGTCGATCCCTGGGGCGGCTCTTATATGATGGAAAGCCTCACCAAAGAAATTGGTGACAAAGCCTGGGAGCTAATCTTAGAAGTTGAAGCCAAAGGCGGCATGGCCAAAGCTATAGAAACCGGCATGCCTAAGTTGCGTATAGAAGAATCCGCCGCTAAAAAACAAGCGCGTATAGACCGCGGTGAAGACGTGATAGTCGGCGTCAACAAATACTTGCTAGCCGAACAAGAAGATAACGTCGAAGTATTAGACATAGACAATAACGCCGTGCGTGAATCACAAATCAAACGCCTAGCCGCCATACGCGCCAAGCGTGATGACGTGGCGGTAGAAAAAGCGCTGGAAGATATTTACCAATGCGCCAAAGGTGGTGAGGGCAACTTGCTGGATCTGGCTGTTAAAGCCACCCGTTTACGTGCTACTGTTGGCGAAATTTCTTCTGCTATGGAGCGTGAGTTTGATCGCTTCAATGCACAATCACAAACGGTGTCGGGTGTGTACGGTAGCGCTTATTCAGATGATGAAAACTGGCAGGGTATTACTGCCGACATAGACAGCTTTGTGGCGAAACACGGCCGCCGTCCACGCATGCTAGTCTGCAAAATGGGTCAAGACGGCCATGACCGTGGCGCCAAAGTTATCGCCACCGCCTTTGCCGACGTAGGCTTTGATATCGATTTATCCCCCATGTTCTCCACCCCAGAAGAAGTGGCCAAGCAGGCGATAGAAAACGACGTGCATGTAGTGGGCGTTTCTTCGCAGGCGGCAGGCCACAAAACCTTGGTGCCTGAATTAATTAACGAGCTTAAAAAGCAGGGCGCTGACGATATTATCGTGGTAGCCGGTGGCGTAATCCCCAGGCAGGATTACGAGTTTTTAGAACAGGCGGGGGTTAAAGGTATCTTCGGCCCCGGCACTAAAATTCCATTAGCAGCTCGCGGTGTGTTGGACTCTATTAACGAGGCTTACAACATCTAA
- the meaB gene encoding methylmalonyl Co-A mutase-associated GTPase MeaB, translating into MAAIDLERLVEGNRRALAKAITLVESKLDAHRDQSQAMLEKLLPKTGNSIRIGITGIPGVGKSTFIETFGLHLLSLGKKVAVLAVDPSSPLEGGSILGDKTRMELLSREHDAFIRPSPSEGSLGGVAQKTRETMLLCEAAGYDVILVETVGVGQSEYEVAGMVDFFMVLMLPNAGDELQGIKKGIMELADALVINKADGDSLNLAQQTRRHYTSALGLLRHTSFWTPQVLSCSAQLKQGIDAVWGMISNYHIEAQKNGSFASKRTQQNKEWMHKLIMEMLERKLNQNPAVKTLKPELEQKVLNGETTPFLAATQLISLL; encoded by the coding sequence ATGGCAGCCATAGATTTAGAGCGCTTAGTTGAGGGCAACCGACGCGCCCTCGCCAAAGCCATTACCCTAGTTGAAAGCAAGCTGGACGCCCACCGCGATCAATCGCAAGCCATGCTAGAAAAACTGTTGCCCAAAACCGGCAACAGCATACGCATAGGCATTACCGGCATACCCGGCGTGGGTAAATCCACGTTTATAGAAACCTTTGGTTTGCATTTGCTTAGCCTAGGCAAAAAAGTGGCAGTGCTCGCAGTAGACCCCAGCTCGCCGTTAGAAGGCGGCTCCATACTGGGTGATAAAACCCGCATGGAATTACTCAGCCGCGAGCACGATGCCTTTATACGGCCATCGCCTTCCGAAGGCTCGCTAGGTGGCGTGGCGCAAAAAACCCGTGAAACCATGTTGCTATGCGAAGCCGCCGGCTACGATGTGATTTTGGTAGAAACCGTAGGGGTGGGCCAAAGCGAATACGAAGTGGCAGGCATGGTCGACTTTTTTATGGTGCTAATGCTGCCTAACGCTGGCGATGAGCTGCAGGGTATTAAAAAAGGCATTATGGAATTAGCCGATGCCTTGGTAATTAATAAAGCCGATGGCGACTCGCTAAACCTCGCCCAGCAAACCCGCAGGCATTACACCTCGGCGCTAGGCTTATTGCGCCATACCTCCTTTTGGACGCCACAGGTGCTCAGTTGCTCGGCACAGTTAAAGCAGGGCATAGATGCGGTGTGGGGTATGATCTCTAACTACCATATAGAAGCGCAAAAGAACGGCAGCTTTGCCAGCAAGCGCACCCAGCAAAATAAAGAGTGGATGCACAAACTGATTATGGAAATGCTAGAGCGCAAGCTTAATCAAAACCCTGCGGTAAAAACCCTCAAGCCCGAGCTAGAGCAAAAAGTACTAAACGGTGAAACCACACCGTTTTTAGCCGCCACCCAATTAATTAGCCTACTGTAA
- a CDS encoding YiiD C-terminal domain-containing protein, producing MANASAAYLTDFLAQHMEVAEYLGMQVQRYDGDTLDLSIDLQPSLNDKLTAWGGSLYGLCVMAGWGMFYLKCREQGLNPNIVVSHGEIDYVAPVADELIVAHCSSLAVDWPAVFARVHSKGKATVSLSANIACGGQTAVTFIGRYTLIGVKE from the coding sequence ATGGCCAATGCCAGCGCCGCCTACCTCACCGACTTTTTAGCCCAGCATATGGAAGTGGCTGAGTACTTGGGCATGCAAGTGCAGCGCTACGATGGCGATACCCTGGATCTGTCTATAGATTTACAACCCTCACTCAACGATAAGCTCACCGCCTGGGGCGGTAGCCTGTATGGCCTATGTGTAATGGCCGGTTGGGGCATGTTTTACCTCAAGTGTCGGGAGCAGGGCCTTAACCCTAATATAGTGGTTAGCCATGGTGAGATAGATTATGTCGCCCCCGTGGCCGACGAGCTCATCGTGGCCCATTGCTCATCGTTAGCGGTAGATTGGCCAGCGGTTTTTGCCCGTGTACACAGCAAAGGCAAAGCGACGGTGTCGCTCAGTGCTAACATTGCTTGCGGCGGCCAAACTGCAGTGACGTTTATCGGCCGCTATACCTTGATAGGCGTTAAAGAATAA
- a CDS encoding dUTP diphosphatase produces MKQAFITMLNMQNKMNQKVHADWPAQNFEWYRATWIECGELVDHYGYKWWKKQTPEMDQVKLEVIDIWHFGMSALFKGQSIDAIAEAMAAELEGYQYQQQGVIEATEALAQNSLATKSFSVALFWDLLNACEMNFDELYRQYVGKNVLNFFRQDNGYKDGSYVKQWQGREDNEHLVEILNELDASASAFAEQVYQGLSQRYQSLALA; encoded by the coding sequence ATGAAGCAAGCGTTTATCACCATGCTCAACATGCAAAATAAAATGAACCAAAAAGTGCATGCTGATTGGCCCGCGCAAAATTTTGAATGGTATAGGGCCACCTGGATAGAGTGCGGTGAGCTAGTGGACCACTACGGCTACAAATGGTGGAAAAAACAAACGCCAGAGATGGACCAGGTGAAACTAGAGGTTATCGATATTTGGCACTTTGGCATGAGTGCCTTGTTTAAGGGCCAGAGCATAGACGCCATAGCCGAAGCGATGGCTGCCGAGTTAGAAGGCTACCAATACCAACAGCAAGGCGTAATAGAGGCCACCGAGGCACTGGCGCAAAACAGCTTGGCCACTAAAAGTTTCTCCGTAGCCTTGTTTTGGGACTTGCTTAACGCCTGCGAAATGAACTTTGACGAACTCTACCGCCAGTATGTAGGTAAAAACGTACTTAACTTTTTTAGGCAAGATAACGGCTATAAAGACGGCAGCTATGTGAAACAGTGGCAAGGCCGTGAAGACAACGAGCACCTAGTAGAAATACTTAACGAGCTAGATGCCAGCGCTAGTGCTTTTGCCGAGCAGGTATACCAAGGCCTAAGCCAGCGCTACCAAAGCTTAGCGTTGGCCTAG
- a CDS encoding NAD(P)H-dependent flavin oxidoreductase, which yields MNITFDTWVTRTLGIRYPILVGGMMWLGRSELVAAAVRAGATGFISALTFPEPGKLRDEIARCRDLAGSDRFGVNLYISNHKEGGEELLPLIDVILEMDVPFVETSGGPPNLLVEHLKQSDIKIIHKVPTIRYAQSAIKAGVDAIILVGGECGGHPGSTMMGSFVQGAFGPESLDVPVILAGGVGRGSQLMAALAMGCEGVLMGTRMMVATEAIPHIEIKNRIVKSDGSDSVIVQSIFNHHHRVMSNEATNEVLEMERQGIDQFESYRPLVAGDVTWNALQTGDHRYGMIDMGQAACFANIVESAEKVIAAMIEEATASQKALLEKCK from the coding sequence ATGAACATTACTTTCGATACATGGGTAACCCGAACTCTCGGCATTCGCTATCCGATTCTAGTAGGCGGTATGATGTGGCTTGGCCGTTCGGAACTTGTCGCCGCAGCCGTACGAGCAGGGGCTACAGGCTTTATATCAGCACTCACATTTCCTGAGCCAGGCAAGTTAAGGGACGAAATCGCTCGTTGCAGAGATCTGGCTGGCAGTGATCGTTTTGGTGTCAATTTATACATCTCCAATCATAAAGAAGGTGGGGAAGAACTTTTACCTCTCATTGATGTGATACTTGAAATGGATGTACCTTTCGTAGAAACGTCCGGAGGCCCTCCCAACTTACTTGTCGAACACCTCAAGCAATCAGACATCAAAATAATCCATAAGGTGCCGACAATTCGGTACGCGCAGTCAGCCATTAAAGCTGGCGTCGACGCCATTATATTGGTTGGGGGAGAATGCGGGGGGCATCCGGGGTCAACAATGATGGGCAGTTTTGTGCAGGGCGCTTTCGGGCCTGAGTCACTAGATGTACCGGTTATTCTCGCGGGTGGCGTTGGGCGCGGCAGCCAATTAATGGCCGCCCTCGCAATGGGCTGCGAAGGTGTGCTGATGGGCACTCGTATGATGGTTGCAACGGAAGCGATTCCTCATATAGAGATCAAAAACAGGATTGTGAAAAGTGATGGTTCCGATTCAGTCATTGTCCAATCCATTTTCAACCACCACCATCGGGTAATGTCTAACGAAGCGACTAACGAAGTTCTAGAAATGGAACGGCAGGGCATAGATCAATTCGAGAGCTATCGCCCGCTTGTTGCAGGGGATGTGACATGGAATGCGCTTCAAACGGGCGACCATCGTTACGGAATGATCGATATGGGGCAAGCAGCCTGCTTCGCCAACATTGTTGAATCCGCTGAAAAAGTGATTGCCGCTATGATTGAAGAGGCTACCGCCTCGCAAAAAGCCCTACTCGAGAAATGTAAGTAA
- a CDS encoding RNA polymerase sigma factor — MNTKKLFFIQTLFTEQQSGLRRFIASKAVVAHEAEDIAQDAFHNMLKMERPEQLENPKAYLYQIAANLALNRIRKQGRQMRYEDSLKADLDTIITANDPDQIVNGHEQLSQLMMALQVLPDKVKTAFLLSRAEDKSYSEIADEMGVSVSSVEKYLMTALKHLRKSA; from the coding sequence ATGAACACCAAAAAACTCTTTTTTATACAAACGCTTTTCACTGAGCAACAGTCTGGCCTGCGTCGTTTTATTGCGTCTAAAGCAGTGGTTGCTCATGAGGCCGAAGATATAGCTCAAGATGCGTTTCATAATATGCTGAAAATGGAGCGGCCGGAGCAGTTGGAAAACCCGAAGGCCTATTTATATCAAATAGCGGCGAATTTGGCGCTTAATAGAATACGCAAGCAGGGTCGACAAATGCGTTATGAGGATAGTTTAAAGGCAGATTTGGATACTATTATAACAGCCAACGACCCAGACCAAATTGTTAATGGTCATGAGCAGCTATCGCAGCTAATGATGGCGCTGCAAGTGTTACCAGATAAAGTTAAAACTGCGTTTTTATTAAGTCGAGCAGAGGATAAAAGTTACAGTGAAATTGCTGATGAAATGGGAGTGTCAGTCAGTTCGGTTGAAAAGTATTTGATGACGGCATTGAAGCACCTACGTAAGTCTGCTTGA
- a CDS encoding FecR family protein, which translates to MTNKDPKNDHEEAAMKWLLRLQSPELPELEEKQFFTWLKSCAEHQQAYVNAEAYWDGLAGLQSSEVANGIIADVAANDADKRQSWGMWAIAASVVLFAGLFLLQLGIDSSQHTYRSAVGEQRQISLADGSTVILNTESQLRVEKMESSATRVVHLDFGEALFDIKPDSHRPFIVTTERGSVRVLGTRFTVLSEEDTTLITVLEGKVALADRTVDELSQQDYKPQATLVTDQQLSIAQAIKGERPRQVDAKSLATWEGGRQVYNGVPLGVVVKDLSRYFDGDIKLREEALKSKRVVAVIDLQDKASAIATLEAVFNIVAVNHSDQLTVLQSKNNNKL; encoded by the coding sequence ATGACTAATAAAGACCCCAAAAATGATCACGAAGAGGCGGCTATGAAGTGGTTATTGCGTTTGCAATCACCTGAGCTTCCTGAACTTGAGGAAAAGCAGTTTTTCACATGGCTTAAAAGTTGTGCTGAGCATCAGCAAGCCTATGTTAATGCTGAAGCTTATTGGGATGGTCTAGCAGGTTTACAATCTAGTGAAGTAGCTAATGGCATTATTGCCGACGTTGCTGCAAATGATGCTGATAAACGGCAGAGCTGGGGTATGTGGGCTATTGCTGCATCCGTTGTATTGTTCGCTGGTTTATTTTTATTGCAACTTGGAATCGACTCGAGCCAGCATACGTATCGGAGTGCGGTGGGGGAACAGCGACAAATTAGCCTTGCAGATGGCTCCACTGTTATTCTCAATACGGAGTCGCAACTGCGTGTCGAAAAAATGGAATCGTCGGCTACCCGGGTAGTGCATCTTGATTTTGGTGAGGCCCTATTTGATATTAAACCAGATAGTCATCGCCCTTTCATTGTTACCACAGAGCGTGGTTCGGTACGTGTGCTTGGGACTCGGTTTACAGTTCTTTCGGAAGAAGATACTACCTTGATAACGGTGCTGGAGGGTAAGGTCGCGCTGGCAGATAGAACGGTTGATGAATTATCCCAGCAAGATTATAAGCCCCAGGCTACATTAGTTACCGATCAACAGTTATCGATAGCTCAGGCAATAAAGGGTGAGCGGCCTCGACAGGTTGACGCTAAATCTTTGGCTACCTGGGAGGGCGGGCGACAGGTTTATAATGGCGTTCCACTGGGTGTGGTCGTTAAAGATTTAAGTCGCTATTTTGATGGCGATATCAAACTTCGTGAAGAAGCTTTAAAAAGCAAGCGGGTTGTTGCCGTTATTGATCTGCAGGATAAAGCTTCAGCCATAGCCACCCTTGAGGCAGTATTTAACATAGTAGCCGTTAACCACTCAGATCAATTAACGGTATTACAGAGTAAAAATAATAATAAGTTGTAA